The sequence below is a genomic window from Corynebacterium afermentans subsp. afermentans.
CAGCGTCGACGACCGGGTCTTTGCTCGCGTCCGCGGTCGCCGCGCCGGACGGGTTGAAGCTGAACGAGGTCATCCCCTTCGTTGAGTGACCGTCGGAGGACACGATCTGGAAACCGACCTTGTAGTCGCCCGGCTGCGCATCCAGGTCTGCCGGTAGGTCGAGGGTGACAAACCGGCCGTCGATCTCGGGCTCGCCGGAGTAGACCACCTCGGACTGCCCGTTGGCATCGCGGGAAAGCGCCACGGTGTTGAAGCCGTCCTGGATCTCCCCGGAAAACTCCAGGGTGAC
It includes:
- a CDS encoding copper resistance CopC family protein; protein product: MLSPATFTRGCAVAAAAATAALVAAAPAIAHDSVIGSDPEDKGVVSELPEAVTLEFSGEIQDGFNTVALSRDANGQSEVVYSGEPEIDGRFVTLDLPADLDAQPGDYKVGFQIVSSDGHSTKGMTSFSFNPSGAATADASKDPVVDAADGMSTTMKVLLALAGVLVVAGAGVGALAKSRRMSETNTDRDK